From the Candidatus Alcyoniella australis genome, the window CCCCTTGGACTCGCTCTTGATCCTGGTAAACGCTTTCTTTACTCCATCGGGGTCCGAAACGTCAAACTTAATCAACTCGGCTCGCGCGCCGCGCTGTTTGACACGTTGCGCCGTGTCCGACGCCCCGACCTCGTCGCTGTGATAATTGATCCAGACCGTACCCTCAGGCTCGGCCAGGCGTGCGGCGCAGGCCGCCCCGATCCCCTTGGATGCGCCGGTGACCAGTACGGAGCGACCGGCCATCAGGCCAGCGCCTCGATCACCGCCGGCAGGTCTTCGGGCCGCTCGAAGCTCAACACCGGCAGTTCGTCGCTGATGCGCCTAAGCAGCTTGGTCAACACGCTGCCCGCGCCCAGCTCGATCGCCAGGTCCGCGCCGTGGTCGATCATCTGCCGCACCGAGTCCTCCCACAACACCGGGGAGACGATCTGCGCCACCAACAGCTCGGCCATCCGCTCGGGCGATTGGTGCGGCGCGGCCTCGACGTTGCTGTATACAGGAAACTGAGGATCGGTAAATGCCACCCGCTGGAAAAACGGCCGCAGGCCGTCGGCCGCGGGCTGCATCAGCGGGCAGTGGAACGGCGCGGAAACCGGCAGCTTGACCGCACGGCGTGCGCCCGCCGCCCGAAGCTCGGGCAGCGCCTCTTGCAGATCGCGTTCCAGACCGGAGATCACCACCTGGCCGCCGCCGTTGAAGTTCGCCGGCCAGACCCGGCCGCCGCGGCGGCGGATGTCGCGCAATACCTGATCGATCACCTTGGCGTCGAGACCGATCAGCGCGTACATCGAGCCCAGGCCCTCGGGAACCGCGTTTTGCATCAGACGCCCGCGCTCGCGCACGATCCGCGCCGCGTCCTCAAGCTCGAGCGCTCCGGCGACCACCAGCGCCGCGTACTCGCCCACCGAGTGACCGGCGGAGCAGCACGGCTGGATCGGTACGCGCTGTTTAAGGTAGGTCCAGGCGGCGACGCCCATTGCCAGCAGGCACGGCTGCAAGTTCGGCGTACTGCGCAGTTCGTCCTCGGGTCCATCGAAGCACAGCCGATGCAGCTCGACTCCCGAGGCCCATTCGACGCGTTCGAAGATCGAGCGGACCTGCTCGTCTTCCTCGCACAGAGCTCGGCCCATGCCGATCCACTGCGACCCCTGACCGGGGAACAGCAGCGCGACTCGGGCCACGGCCAAGGACTATTCCTCCTCGGCCTCGATTACCTGGCGTCCCTTGTACATGCCGCAATGAGGACAGGCATGGTGCGGCTGTGCGGGCTCGCCGCATTCGGGGCAGAGCATCGTGGTCGGCTCGGCGATCTTCTGATGCGTGCGGCGTTTGTCCCGGCGCGCCTTGGAAACTTTGCGCTTGGGAACTGGCATGATTACTCCTGACGGGCCTTAGGGCCTATTGAGCAGCCGCATGGGCCGCGATTAAGGTCGGCGCCGCACCTCGCGCAGAGGCCGCGGCAATCATTGCTACACAACAGCACCGAAGGCAAATTGAGATCAATCGCCTCGGCCATCGGCGCTGCCAAATCGACCTGTCCGCTGCCGTCCACCGGCAGCGTCTCAAGGTCGTCCGCTATCAACTCACGGACGTCCGAGGCGATCCATCTGCAGGGCACCTGCGCTCGAACGTCGATCGGTCCCAGACACCTGGAACACACGGCGGTGAACTCCAGCTCGATCCGGCCCTGGATCACCGCTCCCTGGCTGGTCAAATAGCCGCGCCCCTGGAAACAGCCGTCGCGCACCTGTTCGACATCGGGGTGGCCGCGCCTGATACACGCGGCCAGCCAGTCGGCGCACAGCTCGATCCGCAGGGGTCGCGGGGTTTGGGCAAGTTGACGCAGTGAAATCTTCTTAGGTTGCATGCCCTTGCCGCCTCGACCAGTGCAGGCGTTAATATAGTTTTTTCAAAGGTCAAGTCAAGAGTCAGCCCAGATTATTCATCAGCGGGCAACCGCCACGCTGCGCTTGACAGAGTATACACGGCACGCTAGCGTGCCGCCCGATGCTGCCCGAGCCGATTTTCATAGGATTGCTACTGCTCACCAGCGCCTTTGCCGGATTCGCCGGCGGCCTGCTCGGCGTGGGCGGCGGACTAATCAATGTCCCCGTTATCACATATGTTTTAATGCAATTCGGTCTGGACGTGAACAGTGCGGTCCAGGTTGCGATCGGCACCAGTCTGACCGTAATAATCTTTACCGGCAGCTCCTCGTCCATCACCTATGCGCTCAAGGGGCACACCGACCTACGCGTTGTGGCCGCATTGGCCCCGGCCGGAGCCGCGGCCGCCCTGGCGGTCTCGCTGTTGGCAATCAACCTGCACGGCGGACTGATCGCGCGGCTGTTCGGCGTATTCGGCCTGCTGGTCGCCTGGCGAATGTTCAGCGGCGAGCCGCGTTGGATCAAGGCGCGCAACTGGAACAGAGGCGGATTCGCGTTCATCGGAGCCCTGTCCGGCGCAATCTCCGCGTTGTTCGGTGTAGGCGGCGGCGTGGTCGCAGTGCCGATGCAGGAGCTCGTGATGAGGATCGACGCCCATCGCGCTCATGCCAATTCCTGCGTGCTGGTGACGATGCTGGCCCTGATCGGAGCCCTGGTGCGGCTTTGCAGCGGCCACCACGCCTCCCTGCCCCCGGGGAGCGTGGGCCTGGTCTATCTGCCGGCCGTGGCGCTGATGGCCCCGCCCTCGATCGCCTTTGCCTGGGCCGGAGCGCGGCTGGCCACGCGCACCGACCAAGCCAAGCTGCGGCGAATCTTTGCGCTGCTGATGCTGGCAGTGGGCGTAAGAATGATTATCCTGTAACCTGCGCCGAATTGAGGAGCGTAGTAATGAGCATCAAGACACGTTTTGCCCCCAGTCCCTCGGGATATTTGCACATCGGTGGGGCGCGCACCGCCCTGCTCAACTGGGCCCTGGCGCGCAAATCAGGCGGTAAGTTCCTGCTGCGGGTCGAGGACACCAACGAGCAGACCACCACCGACCAGAGCATCGCGGGGATCCTCGAGGCCATGCAGTGGCTCGGCCTGAGCTGGGATGAGGGACCGCTGTTCCAATCCAAGCGGCGCGATTTGCACCTGGAACACGCGGCGCGGCTGGTCGAGCAGGGCCGGGCCTATCGCTGTACGTGCAGCGCCGAACAGGTCGAGCAGATGCGCCAGAGCGCCCGCGAGCGCGGCGACAAGCCGATGTACGACGGCACCTGCCGCGAACTCGGGCTCGGGCCGGACGTGGGGCCGCACGTGATCCGTTTCAAGATGCCGCAAGAGGGGGTCACCGCGTTCCACGATCACGTCAAGGGCGACATCGAGTACCCCAACAACGAGTTGGACGACTTCATCATCGTGCGTTCCGACGGCTCGCCGACCTACAACTTCGTGGTGGTGATCGACGACGCGCTGATGGGCGTGAACTTTGTGCTGCGCGGCGAGGACCATCTGAACAACACGCCCAAGCAGGTCCAGCTCTACAACGCCTTGGGGTTCGACCTGCCGCAGTTCGCTCACATGCCGCTGACCTTGGGCAAGGACGGCAAGAAGCTCTCCAAGCGTCACGGCGCGGTGAGCATTCAGTACTACCGCGACGAGGGCTACCTGCCCCAGGCTGTGGTCAACTTCCTCGCGCGCCTGGGCTGGGCCTCGGGCGATCTGGAGACGTTCACCCCCGAGCAGTTCGTCGAGGCGTTCGACGTGCGCGGCATCGGCCGCTCGCCCGGAGTGTTCGACGTGGACAAACTCACCTGGCTCAACGGCTGGCACATCCGCCAGCTTAGTGACGAGCAGTTCGCCGCAGTGGCGCGGCCGTTTTGCGAGCGCCGCGGATTCGCCATCCCCTCGGACGAATGGTTCCTGGAGCTGGTGAAGCCGCTCAAGGAGCGCACCACGACCCTGGTGCAGATGACCCAGCTCGCCGAGTATTTCTTCGCGCCGCCCGCGACTTTCGAGCCCAAGGCCGTGCGCAAAAATCTCGCGCCCGAGTCGGCCGACGTGCTCGAGGCGTTGGCCCAGACCCTGGAGAGCGTGGAGCCGTTTGAAGACGAGCCGATCGAGCAGGCGCTACGCGAGCTGTCCGAGCGGCTCGGGCTCAAGCTGGGAAAGGTGGCTCAGCCGTGCCGGGTGATCATCTCGGGCCGCGCCGCCACCCCGCCGATCACCACCGTGCTGCGGCTGATCGGCCGCGAGCAAAGCATCGAGCGCATCCGCTCGCGCATCGACAATGTGCGCGACGGCTCCCTGCCCCTGACCGAGGCCGAATAGAGCGCGAATATTTTGGGTTCAACAATATTGGTAGGCGCTCGCGGGGGCGGCTTCGAGCCGCTGCAATACTCGCATATTTTCCTGGTCGTCTAGCGTCGACCCATGCCGCGACGCGGGATTGGTCGTTGTTAAAAACCAATCGCAATGCGCGAGGTTTTCTCCGGCTCTAAGCCGGGCGCGACAGCTCACTCCGCGCGTTCGTAAAAAACCCTCGCCTCCGCCCTAGCAGCCCTTGCCGCGTTCTTTGCTCAGGGCGTGTTCCAGGGCCTGGTCGATCTGGTTGATGTAGTGGAAGGTCAGATCGGCGCGCGCCTCGGCCGGGATGTCCTCGATGTCCTTTTTATTCTTGTCCGGCAGCACGATGCTGTGAATCCCGGCGCGTTTGGCAGCAAGGATCTTCTCCTTGATGCCGCCCACGGGCAGCACTGAGCCGCGCAGGGTGATCTCGCCGGTCATTGCGGTCTCGTGGTCCACAATGCGTCCGGTGAACAGCGAGACCAGGGCGGTGAGCAGGGTTACGCCGGCGCTGGGGCCGTCCTTGGGGATCGCTCCGGCCGGGACGTGCACGTGCAGATCGCGCTCTGAGAACAGCGACTCGTCGATGCCGAAATTGACGGCTTGGGAGCGCACGTAGCTCAGGGCGGCCTGGGCCGACTCCTTCATCACGTCGCCGAGTTTACCGGTCAACGTCAGCTTGCCCGTGCCCTTCATCATCGTGGCCTCGATGAACAGGATGTCGCCGCCGACCGGGGTCCAGGCCAGACCCGTTGCCACACCGCACTTGGCCGTACGTTCGGCGATCTCCGAATAAAACTTCTCGGACCCAAGGTAGGTACGCAGGTTGTCCGCGGTAATCGCCAGCGACTTGCTCTCGTCCGAGGCGATCTGTTTGGCCACGCCGCGGCAGACCGAGGCCACCTCGCGTTGCAGATTGCGCACTCCGGCCTCGCGGGTGTAGTCGTCGATGATCTTGCGCAGCGCGTCGTCATCAAAGCTGATCTGCTCGGGACTCAGGCCGTGATTGGAGATCTGCTGGCCCACGATAAAGCCCTTGGCGATGTGCAGCTTATCCTCTTGGGTGTAGCCCGGAATCTCGATGATCTCCATCCGATCGCGCAGCGGTCCGGGGATGGTGTCGGTGATGTTGGCCGTGGCGATGAACAACACCTCGCTTAGGTCAAACGGCACCTCGAGGTAGTGATCGGAAAACATGAAATTCTGCTCCGGGTCGAGCACCTCGAGCAGGGCCGAGCTGGGGTCGCCGCGCCAGTCCGATCCGAGCTTGTCGATCTCGTCGAGCATGAACACCGGGTTATGGGTGCCGGCGCGCTTGACGCCCTGGATGATCCGGCCGGGCAAAGCGCCGACGTAGGTCCGACGATGTCCGCGGATCTCGGCCTCGTCGCGGATGCCGCCGAGGGATACGCGGTGGAACTTGCGGCCCAACGCGCGCGCCACGGACTTGCCCAGCGAGGTCTTGCCCACTCCCGGAGGACCCACCAAACAGAGGATCGGACCCTTCATATCTTTCTTGAGCTTACGCACCGCGAGGTATTCGAGGATCCGTTTCTTAACCTTCTCGAGGTTGTAATGGTCCTCGTTGAGGATTTGCTCGGCGCGTTGGATGTCGAGGATGTCGTCGGTGCGCACCGACCAGGGGACGTCGAGCAGCCAGTCGACGTAGGTGCGAATTACGCCGTACTCGGCGCTCTGTTGGTTGATCTTGGACAGCCGGTCGAGTTCCTTGAGCGTAACCTTCTCGGCCTCTTCGGGCATCTTGGCCTCTTCGAGCTTCTTCCTCAGCTCGTCGGCCTCGCTCCCCTCGCCGGAGAGTTCGCCCAGCTCCTTTTGGATCGCCTCCATCTGCTTGCGCAAATAGAACTCGCGCTGGCCGCGGTCCATCTCTTTCTTGATGTCCGACTGGATCTTCTTGGACATCTCGAGCATCGCGACCTCTTTGTGCAGCACCTCGAGCACGGTGCGCAAACGGCTGCGCAGGTCGGTATCCATCAGCAGTTCGATTTTTTTATCGATCGGCAGATTGAGGTTGCTCGCGACCAAGTCGGAGAGCCCCGAGGCGCTTTCCATATCCTGGATAAACTGCGCGGCCTCGGTGGGCAGATTGTCGGAAAGCTCGACCGCCTTTTGCGCCATCTCCTTGAGCGAGTGCATCAGAGCCTGGACGTGGGGATCCTCCTCGATCGCCTCCTCGTCCATCGGGCTGATCTGCGCCAGCAGCGCAGGCTCGGTCTCGACCAACTGTTCCATGTGGATTCGCGAGACGCCCTGAACCATCACGGTCTTGGTCTCGCCGGGCATGTCGATCACCTTGAGAATCCGACCCAGGGTGCCCACATCGTACAGATCCTTCTCCATCGGGTCTTCGATGGCGCCGACCTTCTGAGCAAACACGCCGATCAAGTTATTATCCTGTTGCAACGAAAGCTCGATCGCCTTGAGCGTGCGCTTACGGCCAACGGTTAGCGGAATAATCGTATTGGGAAACATCACGGCGTTACGCAGCGGCAATATTGTCAGCTGGGACGGAACATCGACGATGCTGTTGGTTCTAAATTCCATTGGTAATCTACCTCCACGGGACGACCGGTTCATTCTATGAACAATAACCACGATACTCGCCAAAGCAACCGTAATCCCTGACAATCGTCATGTATCGGGGAAAATATCTTTTCAGCGCTCGCGCAACGCGTGCTAATCTGCCGCCATGGTTGAGAAAGTCACCGAAAGGATCTTCGTGGTCGGTGGTCCGGACCTGACCGATCCGGCAGACGCGCTGGTCTAC encodes:
- the fabD gene encoding ACP S-malonyltransferase yields the protein MARVALLFPGQGSQWIGMGRALCEEDEQVRSIFERVEWASGVELHRLCFDGPEDELRSTPNLQPCLLAMGVAAWTYLKQRVPIQPCCSAGHSVGEYAALVVAGALELEDAARIVRERGRLMQNAVPEGLGSMYALIGLDAKVIDQVLRDIRRRGGRVWPANFNGGGQVVISGLERDLQEALPELRAAGARRAVKLPVSAPFHCPLMQPAADGLRPFFQRVAFTDPQFPVYSNVEAAPHQSPERMAELLVAQIVSPVLWEDSVRQMIDHGADLAIELGAGSVLTKLLRRISDELPVLSFERPEDLPAVIEALA
- the rpmF gene encoding 50S ribosomal protein L32 — translated: MPVPKRKVSKARRDKRRTHQKIAEPTTMLCPECGEPAQPHHACPHCGMYKGRQVIEAEEE
- a CDS encoding DUF177 domain-containing protein → MQPKKISLRQLAQTPRPLRIELCADWLAACIRRGHPDVEQVRDGCFQGRGYLTSQGAVIQGRIELEFTAVCSRCLGPIDVRAQVPCRWIASDVRELIADDLETLPVDGSGQVDLAAPMAEAIDLNLPSVLLCSNDCRGLCARCGADLNRGPCGCSIGPKARQE
- a CDS encoding sulfite exporter TauE/SafE family protein, which produces MLPEPIFIGLLLLTSAFAGFAGGLLGVGGGLINVPVITYVLMQFGLDVNSAVQVAIGTSLTVIIFTGSSSSITYALKGHTDLRVVAALAPAGAAAALAVSLLAINLHGGLIARLFGVFGLLVAWRMFSGEPRWIKARNWNRGGFAFIGALSGAISALFGVGGGVVAVPMQELVMRIDAHRAHANSCVLVTMLALIGALVRLCSGHHASLPPGSVGLVYLPAVALMAPPSIAFAWAGARLATRTDQAKLRRIFALLMLAVGVRMIIL
- the gltX gene encoding glutamate--tRNA ligase, with amino-acid sequence MSIKTRFAPSPSGYLHIGGARTALLNWALARKSGGKFLLRVEDTNEQTTTDQSIAGILEAMQWLGLSWDEGPLFQSKRRDLHLEHAARLVEQGRAYRCTCSAEQVEQMRQSARERGDKPMYDGTCRELGLGPDVGPHVIRFKMPQEGVTAFHDHVKGDIEYPNNELDDFIIVRSDGSPTYNFVVVIDDALMGVNFVLRGEDHLNNTPKQVQLYNALGFDLPQFAHMPLTLGKDGKKLSKRHGAVSIQYYRDEGYLPQAVVNFLARLGWASGDLETFTPEQFVEAFDVRGIGRSPGVFDVDKLTWLNGWHIRQLSDEQFAAVARPFCERRGFAIPSDEWFLELVKPLKERTTTLVQMTQLAEYFFAPPATFEPKAVRKNLAPESADVLEALAQTLESVEPFEDEPIEQALRELSERLGLKLGKVAQPCRVIISGRAATPPITTVLRLIGREQSIERIRSRIDNVRDGSLPLTEAE
- the lon gene encoding endopeptidase La — translated: MEFRTNSIVDVPSQLTILPLRNAVMFPNTIIPLTVGRKRTLKAIELSLQQDNNLIGVFAQKVGAIEDPMEKDLYDVGTLGRILKVIDMPGETKTVMVQGVSRIHMEQLVETEPALLAQISPMDEEAIEEDPHVQALMHSLKEMAQKAVELSDNLPTEAAQFIQDMESASGLSDLVASNLNLPIDKKIELLMDTDLRSRLRTVLEVLHKEVAMLEMSKKIQSDIKKEMDRGQREFYLRKQMEAIQKELGELSGEGSEADELRKKLEEAKMPEEAEKVTLKELDRLSKINQQSAEYGVIRTYVDWLLDVPWSVRTDDILDIQRAEQILNEDHYNLEKVKKRILEYLAVRKLKKDMKGPILCLVGPPGVGKTSLGKSVARALGRKFHRVSLGGIRDEAEIRGHRRTYVGALPGRIIQGVKRAGTHNPVFMLDEIDKLGSDWRGDPSSALLEVLDPEQNFMFSDHYLEVPFDLSEVLFIATANITDTIPGPLRDRMEIIEIPGYTQEDKLHIAKGFIVGQQISNHGLSPEQISFDDDALRKIIDDYTREAGVRNLQREVASVCRGVAKQIASDESKSLAITADNLRTYLGSEKFYSEIAERTAKCGVATGLAWTPVGGDILFIEATMMKGTGKLTLTGKLGDVMKESAQAALSYVRSQAVNFGIDESLFSERDLHVHVPAGAIPKDGPSAGVTLLTALVSLFTGRIVDHETAMTGEITLRGSVLPVGGIKEKILAAKRAGIHSIVLPDKNKKDIEDIPAEARADLTFHYINQIDQALEHALSKERGKGC